In one Arthrobacter jinronghuae genomic region, the following are encoded:
- a CDS encoding ABC transporter ATP-binding protein, with the protein MSDVLEFAGVSVVRGGKNLLDGVNWQVKEGERWVIMGPNGAGKTTLLQIASGRMHPTRGVAGILEEVLGAVDVFELRPRIGLASAALAGQIPEDETVLNVVLTASYGMTGRWREKYEKLDERRAFRLLHEWGMSTFMNRRFSSLSEGERKRVQIARALMTDPELLLLDEPAAGLDLAGREDLLFRLGELARDEEAPAMVLVTHHLEEVPTGFTHALLLREGGVVASGPIEEVFTEEHLCTAFDLPLDLRRDGGRYSATARRG; encoded by the coding sequence ATGAGTGATGTTCTTGAATTTGCCGGCGTAAGCGTTGTCCGCGGCGGCAAAAACCTGTTGGACGGCGTTAACTGGCAGGTCAAGGAGGGGGAACGTTGGGTCATCATGGGCCCCAACGGTGCCGGAAAGACCACGCTGCTGCAGATTGCCAGCGGCCGGATGCACCCTACCCGAGGCGTAGCGGGAATCCTCGAGGAAGTCCTCGGCGCGGTGGACGTCTTTGAACTCCGCCCCCGTATCGGTCTGGCCTCCGCGGCACTTGCCGGGCAGATCCCCGAGGACGAAACAGTCCTCAACGTGGTGCTCACGGCGTCCTACGGAATGACCGGGCGCTGGCGTGAAAAGTACGAAAAGCTCGACGAACGGCGCGCCTTCCGCCTCCTGCACGAGTGGGGCATGTCCACCTTCATGAACCGCCGCTTCTCCTCGCTCAGCGAAGGGGAGCGCAAGCGCGTCCAGATCGCCCGCGCCCTGATGACGGATCCGGAACTGCTGCTGCTGGACGAGCCGGCCGCCGGCCTGGACCTCGCAGGCCGAGAGGACCTCCTGTTCCGGCTCGGCGAACTGGCCCGGGACGAGGAAGCACCCGCCATGGTGCTGGTCACCCACCACCTGGAAGAAGTCCCCACCGGTTTCACCCACGCCCTGCTGCTCCGCGAAGGCGGCGTGGTGGCGTCCGGTCCCATCGAAGAGGTGTTCACCGAAGAACACCTATGCACCGCCTTTGACCTGCCGCTGGACCTGCGCCGCGACGGCGGCCGGTATTCGGCCACTGCCCGGCGCGGCTAG
- a CDS encoding TrmH family RNA methyltransferase translates to MNLQYLESADDPRVYDYTSLTDTSLRKRREPEEGMYIAESSKVLRRAVDAGHRPRSFFLAEKWLPDLADILARFPDVPAYVGTPEVLEQITGFHLHRGALAAMERPAPLDLPGLLGTARRIAVLEDIVDHTNIGAIFRSAAALQVDAVLVTPRCADPLYRRAIRVSMGAVFQVPWVRLTDWPGQLEQLREAGFVTAALALREDSLTLDELSARRDERLALVLGTEGDGLAEATLTGVDLAVRIPMSGGVDSLNVAAASAVAFWECRP, encoded by the coding sequence GTGAACCTCCAGTATTTAGAGTCCGCCGACGATCCCCGCGTCTACGACTACACCTCCCTCACGGACACCTCCCTCCGGAAGCGGCGGGAACCGGAGGAGGGCATGTACATTGCCGAATCCTCCAAGGTCCTGCGCCGCGCGGTCGACGCCGGACACCGCCCGCGGTCCTTTTTCCTGGCCGAGAAATGGCTTCCGGACCTGGCGGACATCCTGGCCCGGTTCCCGGACGTGCCTGCCTACGTAGGTACGCCCGAGGTCCTGGAGCAGATCACCGGGTTCCACCTGCACCGGGGTGCCCTGGCGGCCATGGAACGCCCTGCGCCCCTGGACCTGCCCGGCCTGCTGGGTACGGCCCGCAGGATCGCGGTGCTGGAAGACATTGTCGACCACACCAACATCGGTGCGATCTTCCGTTCCGCCGCTGCCCTGCAGGTGGACGCCGTGCTGGTGACACCCCGCTGTGCGGACCCGCTGTACCGCCGGGCCATCCGCGTAAGCATGGGAGCAGTCTTCCAGGTTCCGTGGGTGCGGCTGACGGACTGGCCGGGACAACTCGAACAGCTCCGTGAAGCCGGCTTTGTGACTGCTGCCCTGGCACTGCGCGAGGATTCCCTGACCCTGGATGAACTGAGCGCCCGCCGCGACGAGCGCCTTGCACTGGTCCTCGGCACGGAAGGCGACGGCCTGGCCGAGGCCACCCTCACCGGCGTCGACCTGGCCGTACGCATCCCGATGAGCGGGGGCGTCGATTCGCTGAATGTAGCCGCCGCCAGTGCCGTGGCATTCTGGGAGTGCCGGCCCTGA
- a CDS encoding type B 50S ribosomal protein L31: MKSDIHPKYAPVVFRDLASDTAFLTASTATSSKTIEWEDGNTYPLIEVEISSASHPFYTGKQRIMDSAGRVERFNARFKGFGAKK; this comes from the coding sequence GTGAAGTCTGATATCCACCCCAAGTATGCTCCGGTTGTCTTCCGTGACCTCGCGTCCGACACCGCTTTCCTGACGGCCTCCACCGCCACCTCCTCCAAGACGATCGAGTGGGAAGACGGAAACACGTACCCGCTCATCGAGGTGGAAATCTCCTCCGCATCGCACCCGTTCTACACGGGCAAGCAGCGCATCATGGACTCCGCCGGCCGCGTGGAGCGCTTCAACGCCCGCTTCAAGGGCTTCGGCGCGAAGAAGTAA
- a CDS encoding lipoate--protein ligase family protein yields MASTDNTGRRHGEYKVPGGKLVVADLEVRDGKLADVSLGGDFFLEPDEALGDINAALEGLSAETSFGDIAAAVRSRLSPDTVLFGFSPEAVATTVRRALGKATGWGDHQWEIIPPTPLSTHMHVAMDEVLAEEVGTGKRNPTLRFWEWESPSVVIGSFQSLKNEVDPEGAERHGVTVVRRITGGGAMFMEHGNAITYSLYVPQSLVDGLSFADSYPFLDAWVMESLKKLGISAWYVPLNDMATDQGKIGGAAQKRFSSGGMLHHVTMSYNIDADKMVEVLRIGKEKLSDKGTTSAKKRVDPLKRQTGLSREDIIATMMDTFATRYGAVEASISDEELALAEQKVAEKFDTPEWLSRVP; encoded by the coding sequence ATGGCAAGCACGGATAACACTGGACGCCGGCACGGGGAATACAAAGTTCCCGGCGGCAAACTCGTTGTAGCGGACCTGGAAGTCCGTGACGGCAAGCTGGCCGATGTTTCCCTTGGCGGCGATTTCTTCCTGGAACCCGATGAAGCACTCGGGGATATCAATGCCGCCCTTGAGGGCCTGTCTGCCGAGACGTCGTTCGGCGATATTGCCGCAGCCGTCCGCTCCCGGTTGTCCCCGGATACGGTCCTCTTCGGTTTCTCGCCCGAAGCCGTCGCCACCACCGTACGCCGCGCCCTCGGCAAGGCCACCGGCTGGGGGGACCACCAGTGGGAGATCATCCCGCCCACCCCGCTGTCCACGCATATGCACGTAGCCATGGACGAGGTCCTGGCGGAGGAAGTGGGCACGGGTAAGCGCAATCCCACCCTTCGGTTCTGGGAATGGGAGTCGCCCTCCGTGGTGATCGGCAGCTTCCAGTCCCTGAAGAACGAGGTGGATCCGGAGGGAGCGGAACGGCACGGTGTCACCGTAGTCCGGCGCATCACCGGCGGCGGTGCCATGTTCATGGAGCACGGCAACGCCATCACCTACTCCCTTTACGTTCCCCAGTCCCTGGTGGATGGGCTCAGCTTCGCGGATTCCTACCCCTTCTTGGACGCCTGGGTGATGGAATCCCTGAAGAAGCTCGGAATCTCCGCCTGGTACGTGCCGCTGAACGACATGGCCACGGACCAGGGCAAGATCGGCGGTGCCGCACAGAAACGTTTCAGCAGCGGCGGGATGCTGCACCACGTCACCATGTCCTACAACATCGACGCGGACAAGATGGTGGAGGTGCTGCGCATCGGCAAGGAAAAACTCTCCGACAAGGGCACTACGAGTGCCAAGAAGCGGGTGGATCCGCTTAAGCGGCAGACCGGGCTTTCCCGCGAAGACATCATTGCAACCATGATGGACACCTTCGCCACGCGTTACGGCGCAGTCGAGGCGTCGATCTCCGACGAGGAGCTGGCCCTCGCGGAGCAGAAGGTCGCTGAAAAGTTCGACACCCCGGAGTGGCTGAGCCGCGTCCCCTAA
- a CDS encoding cupin domain-containing protein translates to MEKKSLTALVRQHMESSRQAASGRSASTVYGGHEHVLRQTVIALRAGFVMDEHENPGEATVYVLKGRVALAAEGNTWDGAAGDLLIVPQARHSVAALEDSAILLTVAKPQLA, encoded by the coding sequence ATGGAGAAAAAGTCGCTGACCGCCCTCGTCCGCCAACACATGGAATCCTCACGGCAGGCGGCCAGCGGACGCAGCGCCTCCACTGTCTACGGCGGACACGAGCACGTGCTGCGGCAGACCGTGATTGCCCTCCGGGCCGGGTTTGTTATGGACGAGCATGAGAATCCGGGCGAGGCCACGGTCTATGTCCTCAAGGGCCGGGTTGCCCTGGCCGCGGAGGGCAACACCTGGGACGGCGCCGCGGGAGACCTGCTGATTGTTCCGCAGGCGCGGCACTCCGTCGCGGCCCTGGAAGACTCGGCCATCCTCCTCACCGTCGCCAAGCCGCAGCTGGCCTGA
- the pepN gene encoding aminopeptidase N, translating into MPNQNLSRDEAALRSRLLSVTSYDVHLDLGNAQNQDAAGFRSRSTITFGCSEPGAETFLDFIHGGVSSVVLNGAELDLADVVDSSRIRLPGLQRQNTVTVDGTALYSRSGEGLHRFRDPADGQIYLYTQYEPADARRVFADFEQPDLKASFSFTVTAPSGWEVASNGVETQRTPLGDGALSRWEFAATQRISTYITTVLAGPYHRADDEWCTRLDDGTDLRVPLAAYCRSSLAEYFDAENIFAVTKRGLDYFHRLFAFPYPFGKYDSAFVPEYNLGAMENPGLVTFTEAYVFRSRATEAQYEARANTILHEMAHMWFGDLVTMKWWDDLWLKESFADYMGALAVDRATDFTNSWVSFANRRKAWAYVQDQLPTTHPIVADIPDLEAAKQNFDGITYAKGASVLKQLVAYVGFDAFIEAARGYFRAHAFGNTTLADLLSALETASGRDMALWSSRWLQTAGVPVLAPETETDDAGAYTSVVIRQNAPDPVSGEQVPRPHRLRVGLYDFDAAGALVRIDSVELDVAGARTEVPELLGRQRPALLLLNDEDLTYAKIRFDDASLGTLLESLHRLTDPLARAITLSALWNSVRDGVLSAKDYVRLVQRVAPQESGAGVLQVLLDNALSAIEYYAPTSRRDELREEFYAHIAEQLKTAAPGSDRQIIWARAAAGAGRRSSTYNRLLRGLLDGSAGVEGLAVDSDLRWRLWVALAATDSATRAELDAELERDTTASGRVGHTTAAAAFPDPEVKAAAWQAAVHSDRLSNELLSATITGFGLGSHELLDGYVEDYFASLTEVWSARSIELASRVVGGLYPGHQDAAPGMAPADHPVVQKSVEWLELHPGAPGALRRIIIEQQDQLLRSLRVQAAGL; encoded by the coding sequence GTGCCTAACCAGAACCTGAGCCGTGACGAAGCCGCTCTGCGGTCCCGCCTGCTGTCCGTGACCTCCTACGATGTCCATCTGGACCTGGGCAATGCCCAGAACCAGGACGCCGCAGGCTTCCGGTCCCGAAGCACCATAACCTTCGGCTGTTCAGAGCCCGGTGCCGAGACGTTCCTGGACTTCATCCACGGCGGGGTGTCCTCGGTTGTCCTGAACGGGGCCGAGCTGGACCTGGCAGACGTTGTGGACTCCTCCCGGATCCGCCTGCCCGGCCTGCAGCGGCAAAACACCGTCACCGTCGACGGCACGGCCCTCTACAGCCGGAGCGGCGAGGGCCTGCACCGCTTCCGCGACCCGGCGGACGGGCAGATCTACCTCTACACGCAGTACGAGCCCGCCGACGCGCGGCGCGTATTTGCCGATTTTGAGCAGCCGGACCTGAAGGCGTCCTTCAGTTTCACGGTGACGGCGCCGAGTGGCTGGGAGGTGGCTTCCAACGGCGTCGAAACGCAGCGGACACCGCTGGGTGACGGCGCCCTGAGCCGTTGGGAGTTCGCTGCTACCCAGCGCATCTCCACCTACATCACCACGGTCCTCGCCGGCCCGTACCACCGCGCCGACGACGAGTGGTGCACCCGGCTCGACGACGGCACCGACCTTCGCGTTCCGCTGGCGGCGTACTGCCGTTCCTCCCTGGCCGAGTACTTCGACGCGGAGAACATCTTCGCGGTCACTAAACGGGGCCTGGACTACTTCCACCGCCTCTTTGCCTTCCCGTATCCCTTCGGGAAATACGATTCCGCCTTTGTCCCCGAGTACAACCTCGGCGCCATGGAGAATCCCGGCCTGGTGACCTTCACCGAGGCATACGTGTTCCGCTCCAGGGCCACGGAGGCGCAGTACGAGGCGCGCGCCAACACCATCCTGCACGAGATGGCGCACATGTGGTTCGGCGACCTGGTGACCATGAAGTGGTGGGACGACCTGTGGCTCAAGGAGTCCTTCGCGGACTACATGGGCGCCCTGGCCGTGGACCGTGCCACCGACTTCACCAACTCCTGGGTGAGCTTCGCGAACCGGCGCAAGGCCTGGGCCTACGTCCAGGACCAGCTGCCCACCACGCACCCCATCGTGGCGGACATCCCCGATCTGGAGGCCGCGAAGCAGAACTTCGACGGCATCACGTATGCCAAGGGCGCCTCGGTGCTCAAGCAGCTGGTGGCCTACGTCGGGTTCGATGCCTTTATCGAGGCTGCCCGGGGGTACTTCCGGGCCCATGCCTTCGGCAACACCACGCTCGCGGACCTCCTCAGTGCCCTGGAAACGGCGTCCGGCAGGGACATGGCGCTGTGGTCCAGCCGCTGGCTCCAGACCGCCGGCGTTCCGGTCCTGGCCCCGGAGACCGAAACCGACGACGCCGGTGCCTACACTTCCGTGGTTATCCGGCAGAATGCTCCGGATCCGGTCAGCGGCGAACAGGTCCCCCGGCCGCACCGGCTCCGCGTCGGACTGTACGATTTCGACGCCGCCGGAGCCCTGGTCCGCATTGACAGCGTGGAACTGGACGTCGCCGGTGCACGGACGGAGGTACCTGAACTGCTCGGCAGGCAGCGTCCTGCCCTTCTGCTGCTCAATGACGAGGACCTTACCTACGCCAAGATCCGTTTCGACGACGCGTCACTGGGCACGCTGCTGGAGTCCCTGCACCGGCTCACCGATCCCCTGGCCCGGGCCATCACGCTTTCAGCGCTGTGGAACAGCGTCCGGGACGGGGTCCTCAGTGCCAAGGACTACGTACGGCTGGTCCAGCGGGTGGCGCCGCAGGAAAGCGGTGCCGGCGTACTGCAGGTACTGCTGGACAATGCCCTCAGTGCCATCGAGTATTACGCACCGACGTCGCGGCGGGACGAACTGCGCGAGGAGTTCTACGCGCACATTGCCGAGCAGTTGAAGACGGCGGCACCGGGCAGCGACCGGCAGATCATCTGGGCCCGGGCCGCCGCAGGGGCCGGGCGGCGCAGCAGCACCTACAACCGGCTGCTGCGCGGACTGCTGGACGGCAGTGCCGGCGTCGAGGGCCTGGCAGTGGATTCCGATCTTCGCTGGCGCCTGTGGGTTGCACTCGCGGCCACCGATTCCGCCACCCGCGCGGAACTGGACGCCGAACTGGAACGGGACACCACGGCGTCGGGACGGGTGGGCCACACGACCGCAGCGGCTGCCTTCCCGGATCCGGAGGTGAAGGCTGCGGCCTGGCAGGCGGCAGTCCACTCCGATCGCCTCTCCAACGAGCTGCTCTCGGCCACAATCACCGGGTTCGGCCTGGGCAGCCACGAGTTGCTGGACGGATACGTGGAGGACTATTTCGCCTCCCTCACCGAGGTCTGGTCCGCACGCAGCATCGAGCTGGCCTCCCGCGTGGTCGGCGGGCTCTACCCCGGGCACCAGGATGCAGCGCCGGGCATGGCACCGGCCGACCATCCGGTAGTGCAGAAATCGGTCGAATGGCTGGAGCTTCATCCCGGCGCGCCGGGCGCGCTGCGGCGGATCATCATCGAGCAGCAGGACCAGCTGCTTCGGTCCCTGCGCGTCCAGGCGGCCGGACTGTAG
- a CDS encoding glycosyltransferase family protein, whose protein sequence is MPAAAGLVLCGLILWALLTNVVFPHYGASQYRTGWALLAAAVVPGLMTGLYWLLRRTAAAAARHRPWTYLPWAAVWALLLWIQMRVAYAVRLPPDWDAYAVADAAAGLAGKTIDSVPPYFETNPNNLLLMLLIAAYYELALSLGFQDLGMITAFLNGSVLFAGTVLTYCAVRMLGGRIAAAVSLVPTTVFLVLSPWAGVLYSDTVGVLFTVLILCLLLVSRRSASLTVRVPLWILAGAVAAVGYGIKPTVLICLVAAGITAVCLLAGRKDTLVLLLAVVIVGGSFFIGNRLIAGFEQRSPVIAFDVQDNPHAMNMGHFLKVGARSTEGPHGPYYGAYNEDDYQSTVAITGEEEKFRQGVQAYQNRVSAMGPGGYVAFLHHKLAWITGDGSFFSFGEGRMTGENFLSSRPADQGIQDLFGNTRPNFQWMLSIWQGTWFATLALVSVPLFLRTPRLLRPELSAMRIALFGLLLFLLLFEARARFLYLYAPYFIVLASLSFSAVMERLPGSGSEPRRGPVTATIASDGTAGARRSD, encoded by the coding sequence TTGCCGGCTGCCGCCGGTCTGGTGCTGTGCGGGTTGATCCTGTGGGCCCTGCTGACCAACGTGGTGTTCCCGCACTACGGTGCTTCGCAGTACCGCACTGGGTGGGCACTGCTGGCCGCGGCAGTGGTACCGGGGCTGATGACCGGGCTGTATTGGCTGCTGCGGAGAACCGCGGCGGCAGCTGCGCGGCACCGCCCCTGGACGTACCTGCCGTGGGCAGCGGTGTGGGCGCTGCTGCTGTGGATCCAGATGCGGGTGGCCTACGCCGTCCGGCTTCCCCCGGACTGGGATGCGTATGCCGTCGCCGATGCCGCCGCCGGGCTGGCAGGCAAAACGATTGACTCCGTGCCTCCCTATTTCGAGACCAACCCGAACAACCTGCTCCTGATGCTGCTGATAGCGGCGTACTACGAGCTGGCGCTCTCGCTCGGTTTTCAGGACCTGGGAATGATTACGGCATTCCTTAACGGGTCGGTGCTCTTCGCCGGGACGGTGCTGACGTATTGCGCGGTACGCATGTTGGGCGGCCGGATCGCCGCCGCCGTTTCGCTGGTGCCGACGACGGTCTTCCTGGTTCTATCGCCGTGGGCGGGAGTGCTCTACTCGGACACGGTCGGTGTTCTGTTCACCGTCCTGATCCTCTGCCTGCTGTTGGTGTCCCGGCGCTCGGCCAGCCTTACCGTCCGTGTGCCGCTGTGGATCCTTGCGGGTGCGGTGGCCGCGGTGGGCTACGGGATCAAACCCACCGTGCTGATCTGCCTGGTGGCTGCCGGCATCACGGCGGTATGCCTGCTCGCCGGGCGGAAGGACACCCTGGTCCTGCTGCTCGCCGTGGTTATTGTCGGCGGGAGCTTCTTCATCGGTAACCGGCTGATTGCGGGCTTTGAACAACGGAGCCCGGTGATTGCGTTCGATGTCCAAGACAATCCCCACGCGATGAACATGGGCCATTTCCTGAAGGTCGGCGCGCGCTCCACGGAGGGACCTCACGGGCCCTACTACGGGGCCTACAACGAGGATGATTACCAGAGTACGGTTGCCATCACCGGTGAAGAGGAGAAATTCCGCCAGGGCGTGCAGGCCTACCAGAACCGGGTGTCCGCCATGGGGCCGGGCGGTTACGTTGCCTTCCTCCACCATAAGCTGGCATGGATTACGGGAGACGGATCCTTCTTTTCCTTCGGCGAGGGACGGATGACCGGGGAGAATTTCCTTTCATCCCGCCCCGCGGACCAAGGCATCCAGGACCTGTTCGGCAATACCCGTCCGAACTTTCAATGGATGCTCTCCATCTGGCAGGGAACCTGGTTCGCGACCCTTGCCCTCGTGTCCGTGCCGTTGTTCCTGCGGACGCCGCGCCTCCTGCGCCCGGAGCTGTCGGCAATGCGGATTGCACTGTTCGGATTGCTCCTGTTCCTTTTGCTCTTCGAGGCGCGTGCCCGGTTCCTCTATCTCTACGCACCGTATTTCATAGTGCTGGCCTCATTGTCCTTCTCCGCGGTGATGGAACGATTGCCCGGCAGCGGTTCCGAGCCGCGTAGGGGGCCGGTTACGGCGACCATCGCATCGGACGGCACCGCCGGCGCCCGCAGAAGTGATTGA